The DNA segment AATGTTAGCATTCGGTGGTGACACGTGTCAAAAAATGTAAGCAGTCGAGTAGAGCTAATTAAAAGCCTACTAAAGGAAATACATAGGGGGGCGAGCTTACTTGAACTGAGAGAGAAGTACAAAGATGAACTGGGTAAGATATCTCCTTTCGAAATACTTATGGCTGAACAGCAACTGGTTAAAGAGGGCGTTCAAATCCAGGAAATACTTGGTTTATGTGATCTACACGTAGAGCTGTTTCGCGAATCACTATTAAAAAGGGAGTTGAGGGGGCTGAAGAAGGGGCATCCCATAGACTTGCTGATGAGGGAGAACGAGTGGATATTGAAAAAAGCCGAAATACTGAATCTATACGCGCAGGCAGTGTTAAACGCCACTGACGAGGAGAGGGCTAGACAAGCACTAAAGGTGATTGAACAGACCCTATTAGAGCTGAAAGGGATCAGGATCCATTATAGGAAAGTGCAGATGCTGATCTTCCCCTACCTCGAGAGGATGGGCATTAACGCCATTCCACGAGTGATGTGGAGTCGCGAGGACGGCGTTCTCGTTAAGTTAAGATCACTGCTACTGGACATTCAGAGGGATGAACGCGGCGCGAGCATGGATAAGATGCGCGAACACGCTATGAGAGCCGTTGAAATCTCGCGTGAAATTAGCGAACTAGTTTTCAGGGAAAACAAGATACTGTACCCTGCTACCTATGCTTTATTACCGGAAGGTGCTTGGGCCGCTATACATGAAGGTGCCGGCAAGATTGGATACCTAGTTGAAGTAGTCGAGTCACAGTGGACGCCGGGAACAGAGCCCATTTACCCGTACGAGTGGACACCTCTCATTAACGGAGAGCAAGTAGAAAAGCTACCAGATGAGTTTAGGCGGGCCTTAAACCAGCCCCTTAATATGGACGATTACAGGATCAGGCGGGAAGGGGACATAGAGCTGGATACCGGGTTCTTGAGTAAAGAAGAGATCGGGGCCATCTTCAGGAACCTACCGCTTGAACTAACATATGCTGATGTAAACGATAGAGTGAGATTTTACACCGAGAGCGAGCTCTCAAGAGGCTTCGTGAGAACGAAGACCATACTAGGTAGAAGACTTCTTTACTGTCATCCACCGAGGCTCGAGAAGTACGTGATGATGAACGTTGAATCACTCAAACAAGGAAATCTAAAGTATAGGGAGTTCTGGACGGCAATGGGGGAGAGAATCCTAAGGGTTATAGTTGTACCCGTGAAGAACAGGAACGGCGAGCTGCTGGGAGTACTGGAAATAGTTGAGGACTTAACAGATGTGGTGAAAAAACCGGAGGAAATAAAGAAAAAGATCATGGTGTTGTAAGCCTTGAAAAGCGTTTTTGAACTCATTGCAAAACACGTTGAACCCTCTATAAAGAGAAGCCTCGTTGAGTCTTTAACCAGGCGCGGGCTGTCGAGGTCAAGTATTGCGAGGTGTTTAGGTATATCCGTTCCGCTCGTTACCAGGTACGTTAAGAAAGAAAGGGGATTGCATGATTTTACCAGTATCAAGGATGTTGCTTTAAGAATCGAAGAACTAGCTAACAAAGTAGTGGACAGCGGGATCTGCGGTAATGATCTTTACTACGAAATAGTAAAGCTCACTGTATACGTACTGGCTAGAAAATACGCTTGTGGAGTGCACTACTCACTAGATAAATCAATTAATCCCGCTAAGTGTGGTATTTGCCCAGGGTTATTTGAGAACCTGGTTAAAGCGTAGTGCTATTCCATAACCGAGAGTTCGTTGAACCTTTTGGCAGTTACTTAAAGAAACCCCTACTACCCGTTGTTATTTATGCAGCCTGTCCATTAATGTGCCTGGCTATTACGTCCTTTAGGGCGCTTTGACCTATAACCTCGGCCGCTTACCGCCGAGTAGCACACCTCACTGCTTTTAACTACCAGCTACAACACCCCAAAAAGACGGCCCCTTGATCTAGGCATGGGATACACGTACTTTTAGTTCTGCACTCCACTTTTAACCGGTAAAGCGCACTATCCCCGTTGAGATTTATTAGATTCTTACAGATTTGGTAACATGGATAAGGGCCGCCGTAGCTCAGCCTGGTGGAGCGCCGGCCTCGTATGGTTGCGTAATAGACCGAGGTCGAGAAAGCCGGTGGACGCGGGTTCAAATCCCGCCGGCGGCTTACATTATTATTTCAACTCTTATCTCATGAACGTTTAACCCCGGCTTAACGTA comes from the Desulfurococcaceae archaeon genome and includes:
- a CDS encoding DUF438 domain-containing protein; translated protein: MSKNVSSRVELIKSLLKEIHRGASLLELREKYKDELGKISPFEILMAEQQLVKEGVQIQEILGLCDLHVELFRESLLKRELRGLKKGHPIDLLMRENEWILKKAEILNLYAQAVLNATDEERARQALKVIEQTLLELKGIRIHYRKVQMLIFPYLERMGINAIPRVMWSREDGVLVKLRSLLLDIQRDERGASMDKMREHAMRAVEISREISELVFRENKILYPATYALLPEGAWAAIHEGAGKIGYLVEVVESQWTPGTEPIYPYEWTPLINGEQVEKLPDEFRRALNQPLNMDDYRIRREGDIELDTGFLSKEEIGAIFRNLPLELTYADVNDRVRFYTESELSRGFVRTKTILGRRLLYCHPPRLEKYVMMNVESLKQGNLKYREFWTAMGERILRVIVVPVKNRNGELLGVLEIVEDLTDVVKKPEEIKKKIMVL
- a CDS encoding XRE family transcriptional regulator — encoded protein: MKSVFELIAKHVEPSIKRSLVESLTRRGLSRSSIARCLGISVPLVTRYVKKERGLHDFTSIKDVALRIEELANKVVDSGICGNDLYYEIVKLTVYVLARKYACGVHYSLDKSINPAKCGICPGLFENLVKA